The proteins below come from a single Parageobacillus thermoglucosidasius genomic window:
- a CDS encoding bifunctional diguanylate cyclase/phosphodiesterase — MTSNPSISDEQEKKALMIAGIAVLFFLATIVFREGLYFVAEANQYLSLHTILEFLSVTVSLSIAIQGWMIFPQHLSRYRLWYSVVFLIVGIIDLLHTLSYKGMPGLIVVESSPQKATWFWVAARLTQACMLFFIIFFPDRQVQSRQKKTMFIFSVLYVLVISYIIIRYEQKLPILVVDGKGTTNLKNFLEYIIILFYASTAYMLLCSYKKQPKKAHLDLILAFVFLILSEFLFTLYKNVYDLQNFLGHLYKGISYIYFMKGIYIATIKEPYDAQKKAEEELKKREKYLKTITSSLGEGVIVLDKDKKITFINQEAERLLGYQKNELLGKALFQKIHCGSEHQCDSLRECPLCQTAELKKAYRVEEDFFVRKDGTLLPIAYVSTPMIDDNGEVIGSVIVFRDITERKKYDEKIKYQAYHDALTDLPNRRYLIEKLKNELKKAEEHNSRIAILYLDLDNFKNINDSFGHVMGDLLLKNVAQRLTMIHPDCFIARLGGDEFAVLLSGNDFNIEEIACKTIQSLNQPIKLENKEVFITTSVGISVYPKDGDDEMTLIRHADMAMYDAKKKGKNQFSFYTAELEQQKIRKSKIEQLLRTAIERKEVSLCYQPIIDTVSKRIIGLEALARWNHPEIGDIPANEFIAVAEENGQIVSLGKHILKTALQHLKQLHEIGFDYLYVSVNLSLRQLRHHEFTALISQLLQKNKLQASHLEIEITEHIALSDEKCVIHNIQELKDIGVRIAIDDFGVGYSSIGYLRTFSVDTLKIDKSFIFDVATNPNTAQLTSALITFAHNLNLQVVAEGVESAEQLCFLEQHHCNKIQGYLFSPPVSFEQLVSLLHSSPSRC; from the coding sequence ATGACGAGCAATCCCAGCATTTCGGATGAACAAGAGAAAAAAGCGTTAATGATTGCCGGCATCGCAGTCTTATTTTTTTTGGCCACCATTGTGTTTCGTGAGGGATTATATTTTGTCGCCGAAGCAAACCAATATTTATCCTTGCACACCATTTTGGAATTCCTCAGCGTCACCGTCTCGTTGTCCATCGCGATTCAAGGGTGGATGATTTTTCCGCAACATCTATCTCGATATCGCTTATGGTATTCCGTGGTATTTCTTATCGTCGGTATCATCGACTTACTGCACACGCTTTCGTACAAAGGCATGCCCGGCTTAATCGTTGTTGAAAGTTCTCCGCAAAAAGCTACATGGTTTTGGGTTGCCGCCAGATTAACGCAAGCGTGCATGCTCTTTTTTATCATATTTTTTCCGGATAGACAAGTACAAAGCAGGCAAAAAAAGACGATGTTTATTTTTTCGGTTCTCTATGTATTGGTGATTTCCTACATTATTATTCGCTATGAACAGAAACTTCCGATTCTCGTGGTCGATGGGAAAGGCACAACGAATTTAAAAAATTTCTTGGAATACATTATTATTCTTTTTTATGCTTCCACTGCATATATGCTGTTGTGTTCCTACAAGAAACAGCCAAAAAAAGCCCATCTTGATCTTATATTAGCATTTGTATTTTTAATTTTAAGCGAATTTTTGTTTACATTGTATAAAAATGTGTACGACTTGCAAAATTTTTTAGGCCATTTGTACAAGGGAATCAGTTACATTTATTTTATGAAAGGAATATACATTGCCACCATAAAAGAGCCATACGATGCCCAGAAAAAAGCGGAGGAAGAATTAAAAAAACGGGAAAAATATTTGAAAACGATCACCTCGTCATTAGGTGAGGGGGTCATCGTATTAGACAAAGACAAAAAAATCACGTTTATCAATCAAGAAGCGGAACGTTTACTTGGTTATCAAAAAAATGAATTATTAGGAAAAGCATTGTTTCAAAAAATTCATTGCGGCAGTGAACATCAATGCGATTCTCTTCGCGAATGCCCGCTCTGCCAGACGGCGGAATTAAAAAAAGCCTACCGCGTAGAAGAGGATTTTTTTGTTCGCAAAGATGGGACGCTGCTGCCAATAGCTTATGTCTCTACCCCGATGATCGACGATAACGGAGAAGTAATAGGCTCTGTCATTGTCTTTCGTGATATTACTGAGCGAAAAAAATACGATGAAAAAATTAAGTATCAAGCCTACCATGATGCATTAACGGATTTGCCAAATCGCCGCTATTTGATTGAAAAGCTTAAGAATGAACTGAAAAAGGCAGAAGAACATAACAGCCGAATCGCTATACTATACTTGGATTTAGACAACTTTAAAAACATTAATGATTCATTTGGTCATGTCATGGGAGATTTATTATTAAAAAACGTGGCGCAGCGTTTGACAATGATTCATCCTGATTGCTTTATCGCTCGTTTAGGTGGAGACGAATTTGCCGTCCTTTTATCTGGAAATGATTTTAATATTGAAGAAATAGCTTGCAAAACCATTCAATCATTAAACCAGCCGATTAAGCTTGAAAATAAAGAAGTCTTTATAACGACAAGCGTTGGTATCAGTGTGTATCCAAAAGATGGAGATGACGAAATGACCTTAATCCGGCACGCCGATATGGCAATGTATGATGCGAAAAAGAAAGGAAAAAACCAATTTTCATTCTATACGGCTGAATTGGAACAACAGAAAATAAGAAAATCAAAAATTGAACAGCTGCTTCGTACCGCGATCGAAAGAAAAGAAGTTTCTTTATGTTATCAGCCGATTATTGACACTGTTTCGAAACGGATTATTGGCTTAGAAGCTTTGGCTCGTTGGAACCATCCAGAAATCGGAGATATTCCAGCAAATGAATTTATCGCGGTTGCAGAAGAAAACGGTCAAATTGTATCGCTTGGCAAGCATATATTAAAAACAGCCCTTCAACATTTAAAACAATTGCACGAAATCGGATTTGATTATTTATACGTCAGCGTGAACCTGTCATTGCGGCAATTGCGGCATCATGAGTTTACCGCATTGATCAGCCAGTTGCTGCAAAAAAACAAGTTGCAAGCAAGCCATTTAGAAATAGAAATTACGGAACATATTGCGCTGAGCGATGAAAAATGCGTCATCCATAACATTCAGGAATTAAAAGATATAGGTGTCCGCATCGCGATTGATGATTTTGGAGTCGGCTATTCCTCCATCGGGTATTTACGGACATTTTCCGTTGACACATTGAAAATTGATAAATCATTTATTTTCGATGTGGCAACAAATCCGAATACCGCTCAATTGACGTCTGCGCTTATCACGTTCGCGCACAACTTAAACTTGCAAGTGGTTGCCGAGGGAGTAGAAAGCGCAGAACAGTTATGCTTCTTAGAACAGCATCATTGCAATAAAATCCAAGGCTATTTATTTAGCCCTCCTGTTTCATTTGAACAGCTTGTTTCGCTTCTTCATAGCAGCCCATCGCGATGTTGA
- a CDS encoding MFS transporter — MEKIASHSYETKRQQGWKLYVSLPVLSWALYDFANTIFSSNVNTIFFPLYVSETVGKSESLNQIASTFISYANALASFFLVIFSPLYGTWIDRTGRRKKWLGIFTALSVAATLLMGVAGYSNHANVMFGLPASFVITVLLFVAAKFFYHSSLVFYDSMISSLGNKQEIPLISGFGVAVGYVGTLVGLAVYPFVGEKDYYQAFIPSALLFLLFSFPLFFFVKEEAEKAGALKQKAGFFAGYRDIYATLKEMKKYQNIFTFMIAYFFLNDAVATTIAIMSVYAKVIAGFTAGEFILLYLVSTVSSIIGSFLFGYITRSKGAKKAVLYVGIVMCIALATGVLAFSKLSFWIAGSLFGVSLGAMWVTSRTYIVELSPPDKQGQFFGLFAFSGKVSAIIGPAIYGSITLLFHSYGNIANRLAMGSLLLMVLLGIFFLQKVRPQAPAAPES; from the coding sequence GTGGAGAAGATTGCCTCGCATTCGTATGAGACAAAGAGGCAGCAGGGCTGGAAGCTGTATGTTTCGTTGCCGGTTTTATCGTGGGCGTTGTATGATTTTGCGAATACGATTTTTTCCTCGAATGTGAACACGATTTTTTTCCCGCTTTATGTTTCGGAAACGGTGGGAAAAAGCGAGAGCTTGAACCAGATCGCCAGTACATTTATTTCATATGCGAATGCATTAGCTTCCTTCTTTTTAGTGATATTTTCTCCTTTATATGGCACATGGATTGACCGGACCGGGAGAAGAAAGAAATGGCTTGGGATATTTACCGCTCTTTCGGTTGCGGCGACTTTGCTTATGGGGGTTGCCGGATATTCGAATCATGCGAATGTCATGTTTGGCTTGCCGGCGTCTTTTGTCATAACTGTGCTTTTATTTGTCGCAGCAAAGTTTTTTTACCACTCGAGCCTCGTTTTTTACGATTCGATGATTTCCAGTTTGGGGAATAAACAGGAAATTCCGCTTATCTCCGGTTTTGGCGTTGCTGTCGGATATGTCGGAACGCTTGTCGGGCTTGCCGTATATCCGTTTGTTGGCGAAAAAGATTACTATCAGGCTTTTATTCCAAGCGCCCTTTTGTTTCTCCTCTTTTCTTTCCCGCTGTTTTTCTTTGTCAAAGAAGAAGCCGAAAAAGCCGGTGCGTTAAAGCAAAAAGCCGGATTTTTTGCGGGCTATCGGGATATTTATGCGACATTGAAAGAAATGAAAAAGTATCAAAACATTTTTACGTTCATGATTGCTTATTTCTTTTTGAATGATGCGGTGGCGACGACGATCGCTATCATGTCCGTTTATGCCAAAGTCATTGCCGGGTTTACGGCAGGGGAGTTCATTCTTTTATATTTAGTCTCCACGGTTTCAAGCATTATCGGTTCCTTTCTTTTTGGCTACATTACGAGAAGCAAGGGAGCCAAAAAAGCGGTTTTGTATGTCGGCATCGTGATGTGCATCGCACTGGCGACAGGGGTGCTTGCTTTTTCCAAGCTTTCTTTTTGGATTGCTGGGAGTTTGTTCGGCGTCAGTTTAGGAGCAATGTGGGTCACTTCGAGAACATATATTGTCGAACTTTCCCCGCCAGACAAGCAAGGGCAGTTTTTCGGACTGTTCGCTTTTTCCGGAAAAGTGTCGGCCATCATCGGTCCGGCGATTTATGGAAGCATAACCCTCCTTTTTCATTCGTACGGAAACATTGCCAATCGGTTGGCGATGGGATCGCTTTTGCTGATGGTGCTCCTTGGCATTTTCTTTTTGCAGAAGGTAAGGCCACAGGCGCCTGCTGCGCCGGAAAGCTGA
- a CDS encoding macro domain-containing protein has product MIKAVRGDITKLQDVSYICNAANGIGPMGGGVAAAIRKAGGREIEEEAIHVCQEQNPQPGDLYVTRAGTLPFQGIIHLVTMKEPAGETSYDIVQTCLNNLVAYCQKHGIDKVALPALGTGVGNLDKTKVAAIFKEVLQPVKDIEFIVVDIDEAFISLFAEDGNNS; this is encoded by the coding sequence ATGATCAAAGCAGTGCGCGGAGATATTACGAAACTTCAGGATGTTTCCTATATTTGCAATGCGGCAAATGGAATCGGCCCGATGGGGGGAGGCGTGGCAGCCGCGATTCGCAAAGCCGGCGGCCGCGAGATTGAAGAAGAAGCGATCCACGTTTGTCAGGAGCAAAATCCGCAGCCCGGCGACCTTTATGTCACCCGCGCGGGAACCCTTCCGTTTCAAGGAATCATCCATCTAGTGACGATGAAAGAGCCGGCAGGGGAGACCTCTTATGATATTGTTCAAACATGCTTAAATAATTTAGTTGCTTACTGTCAAAAGCATGGAATTGACAAAGTGGCCCTTCCCGCGTTGGGAACAGGGGTAGGAAATTTGGATAAAACAAAAGTCGCCGCCATTTTCAAAGAAGTGCTGCAACCAGTGAAAGACATTGAATTCATTGTTGTTGATATTGATGAAGCGTTTATCTCGTTATTCGCTGAAGACGGCAACAATTCTTAA
- a CDS encoding BtaManbiosPhlase, with protein MVRVNRFLENPLITPNDVKPFHRDHEVIGVFNAGVAQYNGEVLLLLRVAERPISKDPKIFKAPVVDFSSGEGKLKVVDLHKDDARFDFSDPRVVLYNDSDRRVAYLTSLSYIRIARSKDGRRFTIDETPFIYPGTEREAWGVEDPRVTQIDDTYYIQYSAVSAEGIGVGLASTKDFVTYERLGLIFPPENKDVAIFPEKINGKYYALHRPVPKGIGRPEIWIAESDNLLYWGNHQYLLGLSEEGWDSGRIGGGAVPFKTEKGWLAIYHGADKNHRYCLGAVLLDLHDPTKILAKTEEPILEPEEDYEKNGFFANVVFTCGVVVEEDTVRIYYGAADESIAGAELSLQEIMAKLIYR; from the coding sequence ATGGTAAGAGTCAACCGTTTTCTGGAAAATCCGCTAATTACTCCGAACGATGTGAAACCATTTCATCGCGACCATGAAGTGATAGGGGTTTTTAATGCCGGGGTCGCCCAGTACAATGGCGAAGTGCTGTTATTGCTTCGCGTCGCTGAACGCCCAATTAGTAAAGATCCGAAGATTTTCAAAGCTCCTGTTGTTGATTTTTCGAGCGGAGAAGGAAAACTAAAAGTTGTCGATCTGCATAAAGATGACGCGAGGTTTGATTTTTCCGATCCACGAGTTGTCCTTTACAACGATTCGGATCGCAGAGTCGCTTATCTGACGTCTTTGTCGTATATCCGTATTGCCCGCAGCAAAGATGGCCGCCGCTTTACCATTGATGAAACCCCTTTCATCTATCCGGGAACGGAACGGGAAGCATGGGGAGTTGAAGATCCGCGCGTGACCCAGATTGATGATACTTATTATATCCAATATAGTGCGGTGTCGGCTGAAGGAATTGGTGTAGGTCTTGCATCGACAAAAGATTTTGTCACTTACGAACGTCTCGGATTAATTTTTCCTCCTGAAAATAAAGATGTCGCTATTTTTCCTGAAAAAATTAATGGAAAATACTATGCATTACATCGCCCGGTGCCAAAAGGAATTGGCCGGCCTGAAATTTGGATTGCAGAATCCGATAATCTTCTTTATTGGGGAAATCATCAATACTTGCTGGGCCTCAGTGAAGAAGGATGGGATAGCGGCCGCATTGGCGGAGGCGCAGTCCCGTTTAAAACAGAGAAAGGCTGGTTAGCGATTTATCATGGCGCTGATAAAAATCATCGCTATTGTTTAGGAGCAGTGCTGCTCGATCTTCATGATCCGACCAAAATTCTCGCCAAAACAGAAGAGCCTATTTTAGAACCGGAAGAAGATTACGAAAAAAACGGCTTCTTTGCGAATGTAGTGTTTACTTGCGGTGTAGTTGTAGAGGAAGACACCGTTAGAATCTACTATGGCGCGGCTGATGAATCCATTGCCGGCGCAGAACTCAGTCTGCAGGAAATAATGGCGAAATTAATTTATCGATAA
- a CDS encoding APC family permease, with the protein MIQKNHKDFNRVLTRIDVLVLAFGAMIGWGWVVLTNEWILSAGSFGAMLAFLLGGILVVFVGLTYAELTTVFPKTGGAYFFLKETLGKRFAFIVSWALLLGYISVVAFEAVALPTVVEYIFPDYQFGYMWTLAGWDVYISWAAVGIIGSIVITFINWIGVKQAAFLQLTLTIVLVAVGLLLAFGSFIGGSAENMKPFLAGGIGGLMTVLIMTPFLFVGFDVIPQVAEEMNIPMKAIGKILILSVGFAAMWYILIILSVSLGLSPDQLENTKLATADAMAVVFGSPIFAKILILGGIAGIITSWNAFIIGASRIMFAMAEEGVLPKWFGKIHPKYKTPGNAILFIGFLSTLSPLLGRPALVWFVDAGGLAIVVAYFFVACAFLYLRKTQPDLHRPFQAGKSSIVGWVALLLSIGFILLYMPGMPSALVWPYEWAITLIWWIIGFYFLFKIPGNIKTDYKGAISDEQSTPFNQ; encoded by the coding sequence ATGATACAAAAGAATCATAAAGATTTTAACCGGGTTTTAACGAGAATAGATGTTTTAGTATTGGCATTTGGCGCCATGATCGGATGGGGATGGGTAGTTCTGACCAATGAGTGGATTTTAAGCGCAGGTTCTTTCGGTGCGATGCTTGCCTTTTTATTAGGCGGAATTCTTGTCGTTTTTGTCGGTTTAACCTACGCGGAATTAACTACCGTATTTCCAAAGACAGGAGGGGCTTACTTTTTTCTTAAAGAAACTCTTGGCAAACGGTTTGCTTTCATTGTTTCGTGGGCTCTTTTATTAGGCTACATTTCGGTTGTTGCTTTTGAAGCGGTTGCCCTTCCTACTGTAGTAGAATATATTTTTCCCGATTATCAGTTCGGTTATATGTGGACACTGGCTGGCTGGGACGTCTATATTTCATGGGCAGCGGTGGGGATAATTGGTTCTATTGTAATTACATTTATCAATTGGATTGGGGTAAAACAAGCGGCATTTCTTCAATTGACATTGACAATCGTATTAGTAGCAGTCGGGCTGCTTCTTGCGTTTGGTTCATTTATCGGCGGAAGTGCTGAAAATATGAAGCCTTTTTTGGCAGGTGGAATCGGAGGATTAATGACTGTATTAATCATGACACCTTTCTTGTTTGTTGGCTTTGACGTGATTCCGCAAGTGGCGGAAGAAATGAATATCCCCATGAAAGCGATTGGCAAAATCCTTATCTTATCTGTTGGTTTTGCGGCAATGTGGTACATCCTTATTATCCTTAGTGTATCATTAGGTCTCAGTCCAGATCAGTTAGAAAACACAAAATTAGCTACCGCGGACGCAATGGCGGTTGTTTTCGGTTCTCCGATATTCGCCAAAATATTAATTCTTGGGGGGATTGCTGGCATTATTACCAGCTGGAACGCCTTTATTATCGGTGCTAGCCGCATTATGTTTGCCATGGCGGAAGAAGGCGTGTTACCAAAATGGTTTGGCAAAATCCATCCAAAATACAAAACCCCTGGGAACGCCATTTTATTTATTGGTTTTCTCTCTACGTTATCGCCATTATTAGGGCGTCCTGCTCTTGTTTGGTTTGTGGACGCTGGCGGGCTTGCGATTGTTGTTGCTTATTTCTTTGTCGCATGCGCGTTTCTTTACTTAAGGAAAACACAACCAGATTTACATCGGCCTTTCCAGGCTGGAAAGAGCTCCATTGTGGGATGGGTGGCATTGCTTTTATCCATTGGCTTCATCCTGTTATACATGCCGGGAATGCCGTCAGCTTTAGTTTGGCCTTACGAATGGGCCATCACGCTCATATGGTGGATCATCGGATTCTATTTCCTATTCAAAATCCCTGGCAACATCAAAACAGATTATAAAGGAGCGATTAGTGATGAGCAATCAACACCTTTTAACCAATGA
- a CDS encoding aspartate aminotransferase family protein, protein MSNQHLLTNELTELDKKHFIHPTSSIKEQQENGPAVILKEGHGVYVTDINGKTYIEGMASLWNVNVGYGRKELAQAAKEQMEQLAFSSCFATFSNEPAIRLAAKLAEITPGDLSAVFFTSGGSESNDTAYKLVRHYWKLKGYPNKTKIISRKKAYHGVAIGATSATGIQDFQNMTTALAPEFIHADTFSADSVREIIEREGAENIAAFLAEPIQGAGGVNIPPDGYFQAIRKICDENNILFIADEVITGFGRTGKMFACEHWNVVPDVMLIAKGITSGYIPLGAVVLREKLHRDLIQLSEGTLLHGFTYSGHPTACAVALRNIQIIEEENLVENARLMGEELHKQLKMLQSELPIVGEVRSLGLIGALEIVKNKQTNERFEKKLAPIIIHEARQRGLILRTVTFGDADTIVFSPPLVINKQEIEKMFQILRDSIIAVMNDE, encoded by the coding sequence ATGAGCAATCAACACCTTTTAACCAATGAGCTTACCGAACTTGATAAAAAACACTTTATTCATCCTACTTCTTCCATTAAAGAGCAACAAGAAAACGGCCCTGCCGTCATTTTGAAAGAAGGGCATGGCGTGTATGTAACAGATATTAACGGAAAAACTTATATAGAAGGAATGGCTTCATTATGGAATGTGAATGTCGGATATGGTCGGAAAGAACTTGCACAAGCTGCCAAGGAACAAATGGAACAACTCGCTTTTTCTTCTTGTTTTGCTACGTTTAGCAACGAGCCTGCTATTAGGCTTGCTGCAAAACTTGCTGAAATTACCCCTGGAGACTTAAGTGCCGTTTTTTTCACGTCTGGCGGTTCAGAATCCAATGACACTGCTTACAAATTAGTGAGACATTATTGGAAATTAAAAGGTTATCCAAACAAAACGAAAATCATCTCCCGGAAAAAAGCTTATCATGGCGTTGCCATTGGTGCGACAAGCGCTACGGGAATTCAAGACTTTCAAAATATGACTACAGCGCTTGCCCCTGAATTTATTCACGCCGATACTTTTTCCGCCGATTCTGTCAGGGAAATCATTGAGCGAGAAGGCGCAGAAAACATTGCCGCTTTTCTAGCTGAGCCGATTCAGGGGGCAGGAGGAGTGAATATTCCGCCAGATGGTTATTTCCAAGCAATCCGGAAAATTTGTGATGAAAACAATATTTTATTTATCGCCGACGAAGTAATCACGGGATTTGGCCGGACTGGGAAAATGTTTGCATGCGAACATTGGAATGTAGTTCCGGACGTCATGTTAATTGCGAAAGGAATTACAAGCGGGTATATTCCGCTTGGCGCAGTCGTCCTTCGCGAAAAACTTCATAGAGATCTTATCCAATTATCGGAAGGCACACTGCTTCACGGATTTACTTATAGCGGACATCCTACCGCGTGTGCAGTTGCATTAAGAAACATACAAATTATTGAAGAAGAAAATCTGGTGGAAAACGCTCGATTAATGGGAGAAGAACTTCACAAACAATTAAAAATGCTGCAAAGTGAATTGCCGATTGTAGGAGAAGTCCGCTCTTTAGGGCTAATTGGAGCATTGGAAATTGTTAAAAACAAACAAACGAATGAACGGTTTGAGAAAAAATTAGCGCCGATTATTATCCATGAAGCCCGGCAACGCGGATTAATTTTACGGACAGTCACATTCGGTGATGCAGATACGATCGTATTTTCCCCGCCATTAGTTATCAACAAACAAGAAATCGAAAAGATGTTCCAAATCTTAAGAGATTCTATTATAGCCGTAATGAATGATGAATAA
- a CDS encoding aldehyde dehydrogenase family protein produces the protein MEKLGYGMIGINDVFPAVVEAPFGGMEQSGPGKEGGKKEIFAWRNSNRFA, from the coding sequence ATGGAGAAACTGGGATATGGAATGATTGGCATCAATGATGTCTTTCCAGCTGTGGTGGAAGCACCGTTTGGCGGCATGGAACAATCGGGGCCGGGAAAAGAAGGAGGAAAAAAAGAGATTTTCGCATGGCGGAATTCAAATAGGTTTGCATAG
- a CDS encoding substrate-binding domain-containing protein encodes MKKKVTMQDIADRLNISKNSVSQALRGKQGVSEETRRLVQRVAEEMGYQYPGERKKKKQGKTGNIGLIASDLTFSFKNFFGEIYLSIEKEVIKRGMNLHIQSVNQEQKERLILPSFIENKMVDGILILSHISTEYVNKVIATGIPTILVDHHHPNIQADAVLTNNRFGAYLAVQHLIELNHRDIAFIGNIDYSPSYEERYEGYLLALKEHGIKPNEDFIFTNAEEKEEVVLQYIRQLKKQPTAWFCANDGLGFLVNSCLQQQGIQVPDQASVCSYDNGQLSKIAKPKTTTVDIDLELYGKRAVELLFWRMENKNEPFQEILISSKLIKRESTALAPK; translated from the coding sequence ATGAAAAAGAAAGTAACGATGCAAGATATTGCAGATCGATTAAATATATCGAAAAATTCCGTATCACAAGCATTAAGAGGAAAGCAAGGAGTCAGCGAAGAAACGCGGAGACTGGTCCAACGTGTTGCCGAAGAAATGGGATACCAATATCCAGGAGAGCGGAAGAAAAAGAAACAAGGAAAAACGGGGAACATCGGGTTAATCGCTTCGGATTTGACATTTTCCTTTAAAAATTTTTTTGGGGAAATTTATTTGAGCATTGAAAAAGAAGTGATCAAGCGGGGCATGAACTTGCACATTCAATCGGTCAACCAAGAACAGAAAGAACGGCTTATTTTGCCTTCATTTATCGAAAACAAAATGGTAGACGGCATCTTGATTCTTTCGCACATCAGCACAGAATACGTTAATAAAGTGATTGCCACTGGTATTCCGACGATACTAGTTGATCACCACCATCCCAATATTCAGGCAGATGCCGTATTAACAAATAACCGCTTTGGCGCCTACCTTGCCGTTCAGCATTTAATCGAGCTCAATCACCGCGACATCGCTTTTATCGGCAACATCGATTATTCGCCGAGTTATGAAGAACGATATGAAGGATATTTACTTGCCTTGAAAGAACATGGAATTAAACCAAATGAAGATTTTATTTTCACAAACGCAGAAGAAAAAGAAGAAGTCGTGCTCCAATATATTCGGCAATTAAAAAAACAGCCCACCGCATGGTTTTGCGCCAATGACGGATTAGGGTTTCTCGTTAATTCATGCCTGCAGCAGCAAGGCATTCAAGTTCCAGACCAAGCGTCCGTGTGCAGCTATGATAATGGCCAGCTGTCCAAAATAGCGAAACCAAAAACAACAACGGTCGATATCGATTTAGAATTGTATGGAAAAAGAGCAGTAGAACTGCTGTTTTGGAGAATGGAAAATAAAAACGAACCGTTCCAAGAAATTTTGATCTCATCCAAACTGATCAAAAGGGAATCTACCGCATTAGCGCCAAAATAA
- a CDS encoding extracellular solute-binding protein produces the protein MKKKGFTKLIAALLVVALIGTGCQGQNEGKNAKGDGANNVVEIDFWAAPNPTQQSFWKKMADGYMKEHKNVKIKVSPMPESPSSEAGIQSAIASGHAPVISENISRGFAAQLAASHAIVPLDEFKGFAELISKRQMKETISGWKFADNHQYVLPIYSNAMLFAWRMDVLKELGYDAPPKTYSEVIELGKKLKKKYPDKFLWARADLVKPTWWARWFDFFMLYNAASNGNNFIKGNKFVADDEAGVKTLQFFSDLSKNDLLLTREATDPFENATAIMVDLGPWTFPYWAEKFPEMEFKQNYVLSLPPVPDDVDPNNVKTFADTKGLVIYASATKEQQQAAFDFIKWVYSDANNDLAWFKQTNLPPARDDLSTNEAFASYLAENPQLKQYAENIPNAIPPMDNEKTVEIQELIGKEALNPVVKGQKTADKAWEDMKKAINGVLK, from the coding sequence ATGAAAAAGAAAGGGTTTACGAAACTCATTGCCGCGTTGCTTGTCGTGGCTCTCATTGGTACGGGGTGCCAAGGGCAAAATGAAGGGAAAAATGCAAAAGGGGATGGAGCTAACAACGTTGTTGAAATTGATTTCTGGGCCGCGCCTAACCCGACACAGCAATCGTTTTGGAAAAAGATGGCCGATGGTTATATGAAAGAACATAAAAACGTGAAAATCAAGGTTTCACCAATGCCGGAAAGCCCTTCTTCTGAAGCGGGAATCCAATCCGCCATTGCGTCGGGACATGCCCCGGTGATCTCCGAAAATATTTCTCGAGGTTTTGCCGCCCAATTAGCTGCGAGCCATGCGATTGTACCGTTAGACGAATTTAAAGGTTTTGCTGAATTAATTAGTAAGCGACAAATGAAGGAAACGATTTCAGGATGGAAGTTTGCCGATAACCATCAATACGTCTTGCCGATTTACTCGAATGCGATGTTGTTTGCTTGGAGAATGGATGTTCTAAAAGAGCTTGGGTATGATGCGCCGCCAAAAACATACAGCGAGGTTATTGAACTTGGCAAAAAATTGAAGAAAAAATATCCTGACAAATTTCTGTGGGCGCGGGCTGATTTAGTAAAACCAACATGGTGGGCAAGATGGTTTGATTTCTTTATGTTATATAATGCAGCTTCGAATGGAAACAACTTTATAAAAGGAAATAAATTTGTCGCGGATGACGAAGCGGGTGTAAAAACCCTTCAATTCTTTAGCGATTTAAGTAAAAATGATTTGTTATTGACGAGAGAAGCAACCGACCCGTTTGAAAATGCGACAGCCATTATGGTCGATTTGGGGCCATGGACATTCCCGTATTGGGCGGAAAAATTCCCGGAAATGGAGTTTAAGCAAAATTATGTTTTATCTTTGCCGCCTGTGCCAGATGATGTAGATCCAAACAACGTCAAAACGTTTGCGGACACAAAAGGCCTTGTCATTTATGCTTCTGCTACGAAAGAGCAACAACAAGCTGCGTTCGACTTTATTAAATGGGTATATTCTGATGCAAATAACGATTTAGCTTGGTTCAAACAAACGAATTTGCCACCTGCGCGTGATGATTTATCAACAAATGAAGCGTTTGCCTCTTATCTTGCGGAAAATCCTCAATTAAAACAATATGCGGAAAATATTCCAAACGCGATTCCGCCTATGGATAATGAAAAAACAGTAGAAATTCAAGAATTAATCGGCAAAGAAGCGTTAAATCCGGTTGTGAAAGGGCAAAAAACGGCTGATAAAGCTTGGGAAGATATGAAGAAAGCCATTAACGGGGTGTTAAAGTAA